Genomic DNA from Cucurbita pepo subsp. pepo cultivar mu-cu-16 chromosome LG13, ASM280686v2, whole genome shotgun sequence:
CGTTTTTCTCGCACAATATATGTTGGAAACTTGCCCTCAGACATAAAAGAGtatgaaattgaagatttGTTCCACAAGGTATGTGTCCTTAGCTATTTCTTGTATGGTTTTTGcaaattgttattttctcttttcttatttaaatatatgaagGTACGTTACAATGGTGATTTACAgccattcaaatttattttcattttagttttgatAAGTAAACTTACTGCATTTATTTTCTGTCTCCTGCATATCTAAGGCTTAATCTGTGTGAACTTACGAATTCTATTTCTACTTGATTGATATTTCCTTGCCAGTATGGACGAATTTTGGATATTGAATTGAAGATTCCGCCACGCCCTCCGTGTTATTGTTTTGTGGAGGTATTGCTTTTGATCTTTAGTTTTTATCTACTTTTAGCTGCATTTGCAAAGTTGTTTTTTCGTGATATTATGTTCTTTCTGCTGTTAGTTTGAGAATGTTAGGGATGCAGAAGATGCAATCCGAGCTCGTGATGGATATAATTTTGATGGTTGCCGTCTAAGGGTATCGACTGagttttcctttccttttcctttatttcttaATTCGTGTGGTATTTATATTCacattttaagtttttctaaTAGGTTGAGCTTGCACATGGTGGTAGAGGCCCTTCATCCAGTGATCGTCGTAGCAGttatggtggtggtggtggcagtggtggtggaggaggaggaggagggggaGGGGGACGTTTTGGTGTTTCAAAACGATCAGAATATCGGGGTATGAGAATATATAAGATGTTGCTATATAAGGAACAATGATGCAATTAAAACTTTCCAtgtataatatcatattaggTTCACATTAATTCAATGTGCTAATGAATGTCTAAATTCTCTCACAGTTATTGTACGTGGACTCCCATCTTCTGCTTCTTGGCAGGATTTGAAGGTGCTAGAATCTTTATTGCTCAACAAAAGATAAAGGTTTTCATTTATTAGATCATGTTGATGACTTAACTGGTATAATGCTTTCAGGATCATATGCGCAAGGCTGGTGATGTGTGTTTTGCTGAAGTTTCTCGTGACAGTGAAGGTAAAAAAGCTGctattgttttttgtttgtgcaAAATTGTTTTACTGTATAGGAATGATTTCTTAAGCCAATGTTGctcatttgttttgttttacgAATTCAACTCTTGTGTAAATTTCTGATCATGTTCCTAGAGCAATTATAATACACATGATATTATTTAGAATGTAAGATGGGCATCATCCATAATTCTTActgcaaatatttaatttatgcaTTAGTTCCTCTCCTGACCTCAGAACACAATTTGATGGGTAGGCTTTTGTAGTATTTTTATCTCTGAAAAGTGGTTTACTTTCTATTCAGTGTCTCTGTATTgagcttatatatatatatatatatatatatatatatatatatataattcaaagtAGGGATGGATAGATAGTTCATGATGATTACAAAAGATTCTCCTAATTGGATAAAAGCGAAGCATACCAATATGAAGCAATGATGCTTAACGGTTTACACCACAAGGGATAACATAGTAGataacaacatttttttcttaacgACCCAAAAGAACACTAATGACTTGGACGCATAGTAAAGTTTTGACATCTTTGAAGTGGTGGCATGTTATGACAAGCGAGAATGTCCTTCACATCTTTGGGGAGAGTAAATAGCTGGCTAAAAGTGTTGAGAATTTTGTCCCAATATTTACAAGCAAAGGTTTCTCTTTTGCAAAGAGAGCACCATCTTGGAGCAATggaatggaagaaaatatgGTTTAGAGGTTCATCTTCTCTTTTGCAAAGAGAGCACTCTTGGAGAAATGGCCATGACACATACCTTTGGACAGAGATATCACCGGTGCTAATAACCCACTGGGAtatatttagagaaaaaaattgatctTCTGGGGATAATTACCCTCCAGATTCCATTAGCTATTGTCTGATCCAAGAGTTGTGCTGTATTCCCCACGATaacttataattatttggtGGTGAAGGATCCACTATGATGTGCCATCTGTCACAAATGCACTCTTTTGAGTCTCGAAACATGATTGTGTGGCATTTACTCTCGTCTTCGAGTAAATCAACCAACTAGAACTTGGGTCATCGCACAAACGACCTATACTCAAATCATCAGCcctacttaaaaaaaaaaaacagttttagaaaatggggtTAGAGAAAGTTTTGGAAAGTGTTCAATAAGGAACCATGGCGACATTAATAGCATGTAATTCAGGTAGAAAGAATTGATAACTAGTCACATCCCTTTAATTGTACGTTTTGAGGCGAATTGTCTTTTGCACGTGTAGGCATCCTAAGTGGTGAGGAGACGCACATAAATAACTAGCTAACATTAAAGCTAGGTAAAAGAATTTGgaatgggcatgcggccacaTGCAACACACTTTGGACATGCATGATGGTGGCTTCGTTTCCCacttaattggttgacgtccctgtCAATCGACTCTGCACGAATTTAGGTGTGGAGGACGTGTTTCTAACTGTTCTTAGCATTAGGGAGTCTCTTTCTGTTTACAAAAAACTTTTGTACAtctcttcttgatttttcGACTCGCATCTATTTAACatgatcttttcttctttctccttagtaatatttttcattgtgGCTAGAGGTCGTGTCTCCTCATCATGCTTGGTGTCTTCTTGATTGGGATTGTAAGGTTTCAAGTTACTTGCATGGACAACGAGGATAGTCTTTATCCATGAAAGCAATTGAGCGTTGTATGACGCCTTCCTAACTTTTTGAGTGACTTCCACTGATCCTTCAATTTTTGCATCAGTCGCTAATTCTTGTTGCTTTGGAATTGAAATTATTCTGGTCATAGCTTGATAGAACTTTTCCTTCGATTTGGAATTCTCGTGGTTTGTGTTTTTGATTgacccatttcttttttagttcgGATGATTATCCTTAGTAAGCATGAACTACCTTAGAGGTTTGTCTCTACACTTTGGTGAAGTTATTGGCTTGGGGATGATATGGTTTCAGATTACTTACATGGAAAACATCCAGGAGGGTAACTGAAGCCTATAGGAGGTCTTTTGACTTTCTCAATGACTTTGACTAGTCTCTCATATTTTTGCACCAGTCGTTGATCCCTATTACctcataattataatttttctggTCCTACTTGAAATTCTAGTGGCATGCGTTTTAGATCTGTCCATTTCTTCATTCGTTGATATATTTTCTCTAAGTAAGCGTGTGCTATCTCAGAGGTTTGTCTCCACCTTTCTTCCTGTTGAGGAACTTTCTTGGTAGGTGAAGCTAAACTAGGCGTTATCAAGCATTTGTGTCCGATTTTTTTGTTGCGCATCAATGAATTACGCTAAAATTCTTTGAGCATATTGTTAAACCTTTGAGTTTGTCCATTTGTTTGGGATGATTATGATTGTTGGAAGAAATATTCAAGTTTTTCCATCCATTAGACTTGTTATGAacgttaattttatttagggTGCGATAGTCGATACATAGGTGTAGACTCCCATCCATCTTCTTTTTAAACATGGGAGCTTTTGCTGGCTTAATAAACAAGGTGTCACAATCATGCTTGTCCAGAGCGTGTTGCATGTGGCCGCATGCTCATGACATGTCAAACTCTTTTATCTGCTTTTAATGTGTGACATTTTagcaaaatcatgtctactctTGCCGGACATGAAATACCTtaaaaatgtactatagaggGATGCAACTAGTTATCAATTCTTCTAATTCGGaattatatgctatcaaagctGTGGTTATCCCTTATTTGCTTGCTAGCTTGTAATATtgctttctaaaatttctttcaaaacaTTTCCAGAATCTCTCTGTTCTcgttttctaaatttttttcctcaaagCAAGGGCTGAGGTTTGAGTCTAGGTCGTCCATGCCTATGTCCATGCTAATGAGTTAGTTAACCAACTCAAATTTATGCTGCCATAGGCATGGGCGACATATACTCGAACCTCAGAGGGAGAGTGACCaaccaaataaagaaaaggtcTTAGGGTAACGTTATGTTATTTATGTCTCATTCCCAGTTTTCATTCCATCATGAATTGCTATAACACATTCTCTTGCAACTTCGTATCATCcttatattttgttgtttaatgGTATTTTGGTGATAACAATGTGTTATCTTGTGCCACTTTGATATTTGAAGAGGCagtatttttcattaatttataatcCAGGGGCTGtattatgaataaattttattttttataatgtttaGCATGTGACATACCACTGATGCCAATCATTTACACTGTAACTACTAAAAGTTGTCTATTTCATTATCCTTACAAGTTCTAACAGATGTCAGAAACTGAAATTACTTCAAATTGATGATaattagataaatatttaCTATTTGAAGTCTACATGTCCAGGGACATTTGGGGTTGTTGATTATACTAACTATGACGACATGAAATATGCTGTAAGTTTTTCTAAAAGCATATTTTATTAGAAGTTCTGCATTATTCCAATTTGACactaatgtttttcttctgttATTTAGATTCGAAAACTTGATGATACTGAATTCAGAAATCCTTGGGCTAGAGGATACATTCGGGTACCTTATCTTTCTCAGTTATTTTGAATTAGCCGATGGTTGTGATGTTTTTCCATCTAAAGCCTACTCTCTTTCTATGAGAATTTTAAGAAACTGAATTCAGTTTTTGTGCCCCTTGTTTGTGGATGACATATGGTTGCAGGTGAAGAAgtatgatggaagtcccaacAGGAGCAGGAGCAGGAGCAGGAGCAGGAGCAGGAGCAGAAGCAGAAGCCGCAGTAGAAGTCGGGGTCGGGATCGGGATCGGGATCGGGATCGTAGCCGAAGTCGAAGTCGGAGCCGAAACCGAAGTCAAAGCCGAAACCAAAGCCGAAGCCGAAGCCGAAGCCGAAGTGCTAGACCAAATAGGAGGTTCCAGCTTTTCTGTTTTACTGTTATCACTCTCTTGGCCTTATATTTTACATTATAATGTTTTCTTGTATACCATGCAGCAAATCAGCAGAAAGATCTGTTTCTAGATCAGTTTCAAGATCAAGATCTCCATCCCCTGTTAAATCTTAGGTACCTGTGgcttgtgtgtgtgtgtgtgtgtgtgtgtgtgtgttttccCCCACGTTTGGATTTGCTTGACAAACTTTTCTGTAAAATACGCAGGCCACTTTCGTAATCAAGATCTGGTCACCATGTCAGGTATGCAACTTCCAGTTTTAATGGTTAGAAACTGTAAACTTTTCATATGCTTACTTTTATACTCATGGTTTATAAAGTGATCTGATTGCACAATCTGCTTAAATTGGTAGTGGTATTAGAAAAGAACAAACCTTTGGATAAAAATGTAGAATGAGCGTGTCTGTTTTATGGGTGTAGGGAATGGGTACGATGATTATCTTCTGGACACTGCTAGGTTTGTTATATGTAGCATGGGTATCTCTTTGCTAATGTGATGGTGTTTCACTCCAAATGAACTTGAAAATTAATCTTAATACAACTAACCATCTAGCTCGAGCTTCTGTCGTGATGGTTCTAGATAACTAAATGCAGTAATGTCATGGTTAACTTCAGTTTTTGGCGACTTGAGTTTTAGTTTGGTGTCTACTTCGAGTGGTTTGAATCTCGATTCCACTTCAAGTTAAACTTATAGTATTAAATTAGAAAGATGATTTGAGTAGGGCCATATGAGTAGAGCAGTAAGTAACAGAAGCTGAAATCTCATTTTCAGGCATGAGAAGGAAGCGAATGACGCAGAGCTTATATGATTGTATGAATTGCGTTGAAATTCATTTTAGTTAAGGGAACCTATGCAGACTGACTGGTTAAATGATGGAGTTGATTTAAGCTTGAAAACGGCATGAGTtgtatggatatttttttaaatcctgCCCACATATCGACCTTACTATCATTTTGTTTggagacttttttttttaaggtatcTGGATGTCTTAACTTGCACACTTTCTCATTTCAAAATCTTGCAATTGCTGAGTTTAATTCttgttttggaatttttgaatttaaattctGTTTACATCGcgcctctttttttttttttttgcctaaTTTTCTGTGTACCTAAATTCTCGTTCTATGCGCTTTCCTCTTGGTCTCATTCTCTTCCACACTTCCTACAATCTCTACCTGCACCGCCTTGATTCTCCATGGCGACGCCATCTCCCTCACTCTATCActctccttcttcctctctctttttctacTTCTGTATTTCCTCCGTCCATTTCTACCTCCTCTCTCGATCTTAGGGGGACACAATTTTCACCTAATTTCGCCTCCAAGAGGAACGAACATCGATGATCTCTTTCTCGATGTCGGATCTGCTGCTGCTCCCACTCTCCATTGCATGCGCCTCTCGAGATGAAGGTACGTGGTTTTTCAGGCTTTCAGGCTTTCAGGATAATGAATTCAATACATATATAGGCAAGCAATTGAGGTTCGTTTTTAGCGAGAGCATAACTTGATTGCTTGTTCGGCTTGTTTCATGAGATTTACTACTTTTCCTTCCTTTCACTCATTTGgccaattttttcttctcaaactACATTTAGCTTTGATAGAGTAGGATTTATTGAATTACACCAATTCTATGAtatctttcttgttttttttttgttacatcCGAAAACGTGTTCAGGGAAAGGGCTTTTTATTGCTTAACTTAACATCCTTCTCTACTGTTGTTCATGAACGCAAATTCTGTCATAATAGAACCCCTATGGCGTGAGAATTTCTAAAATCTACCTTGTTTGGAATTTGATAAATATCCAGACATTTTTATATAGTAAAGATTATGATAATTACAATACATTATTCACTTGTACAAGGAACATAATGGAATGAAGGTaaattaaacacaaatttttcTGTGATGAAATCATAGTCGGCAAGTCTTTAAGATGTGTTTGAACCATATGAAGCAATCTAAAACTTTCCCCATAAATTCGTCATTCCTATGGAACTTACTCACAAGTCTTCAACCTTTTTATGTTATTGACGAAAACTTGAACATTGAACTAAAGTTTGAGCTAAACCCAAAGAACACACCCACAAAACATACCTCCACCCAAATTCTTCTAATGAAGAAGTGAAGCTCTAAAAACATCCtccttttaattaaatgtggGGTTTCTATGAGTTTTTGTTCCTCCGAGTTTAAATTTCAAGAGTAGAATGGAGTTTCCTATTAATTTGAAGGGATAAGCTTGATTGCAAAAATGCCCAACATCCTTTATGCCTAANtttttttttttttttttttttttttttttttttttttttttttattccaaaagttattttaatacttttatcCTTCTCCCACCATGTATCATGTAGCTACGATCAAACTCCCCAGGGAACCCGTAAATACTTCTAGTACGAAAAAAGGTTGTGATAAGAAACACTCGCTTTTTCGTGCTCGTGCTATGGTTAAGCAATCCTCTTCAAATAATTCGTCCAACCCAAGGATACCTATAATGTCCTACAGTTCTTTGTAACGTTGTAAGGTTTGTTTAACTCTTTGCTTAGTTTCATAATGTTGTTCACCAACCATCCAACGTTGTAGCATAGTTGACGTTGAATCTAAAGGATCTACTACTGGATAGATACCTTTGGCAACTAATCCTCTTGATAGTACGATAGTAGCATCGAAATGTGCAAATGTGGTGGCAGGAGCAGAATCAGTTAAATCATCCGTAGGTACATAAACTCCTTGAATAGAACTCATAGATCCAATCTTGCTTCTGGATATTTCTGAAGAGTTAATCTAATTCCAACCTTATCCAAAATTTTGTACAAAGAGgtgttagtttttttaattggaaaaGTTGTTCCTTCCACAAAGACGTGAATAGTTAGTCGAGAAAAAAGTGAATAGAGTTTTAAGGAAAGGAAAGTAGTAGGAGATTAGGAGAAGCATTAAGGAAGAGGCGATTAGATTATATagaagtaataataaaaaaaaaaagcaaaggCGGATATTTGATTGGAAGCGTTGTGGATTCTCCACCACTAATTCCCTTTCATTCATTAACCCCAAAAAAGATCTCAATTTCTCATACCAAATATCTTCCAAGTGGTCCCCaccctctttctttcttttttcttttttctttttaatttctttttttaattacgcccaaccaaccaaccaacccaTCGCCACACAACCCCAATACGACTTTGCCTCTCCTCCAGCTCACCCGCTGACGTGTCTCTTTTTATTATACTTCACATATCTTCCCCTTTCTCCATCTCTCTCCGCCGTTGGATCCTCTCCCCCATTTGCACCCGATATTTTTTCAGATATTttctcttccctttcttttgtttgctgaagaaccaaaacccttctccttctccttcgcTTTCTTCTTGTTGTGACTGACATGGGCGAGGCCGTGATTGTCAGCTCTGCAGAGAGTATGGGCACCCATAAACCCCTCACAGATGCCACCTCAACTGGAGTGTTTAACTGGGACCCATTTCTGCCCAACATCATGCTCAGGGTCTTGCTCGTCGAAGCCGACGATTCCACTCGGCACATTATCACCGCCCTTCTCCGCAAGTGCTGCTACCGAGGTCTCattctccttctctttctccttctctttctccttctctttctccttcttccccCCTCCGATTACCTCTTTCAACTCAACGTATTTTGGGGGggtttttcttgtttcatcaGTGGCTGCTGTTCCTGATGGCTTAAAAGCTTGGGAGGTTCTCAAAGAAAGGCCTCGTAGTGTAGATCTTATTTTGGCGGAAATTGAATTGCCATCCATCTCTGGCTTTTCTCTGCTCACTTTGATCATGGAGCACGAGATTTGCAAGAACATTCCTGTTATAAGTATGTTATTGTTCCTCAAAACACTGTTGCATACGAATGTTCACATCTAACCCATTTTACTTCCTCCTGCAGTGATGTCATCTCAAGATTCTATCAGCACTGTTTATACATCCATGATGAAAGGTGCAGCAGATTATCTTGTGAAGCCCTTGAGGAGAAATGAGCTGAGGAATCTGTGGCAACATGTTTGGAGAAGACAAGCAGTATGCTACTACTCATACTCATTCTCTCACCATAAATATCAACTTAATTCCTTTTACAAACACAAATTTCTAAACTGCATATCATCAACGTTTGTTTATTTCAGTCATCCATTCAAGAAAAGGTTGAACTCACTTCAGAAAATGAGACTGCAAGCAATCACTCAACTGGGTATAACAAAAACATTGAGAAAGGGACTGATACTCAGGTTAGAATGCATAAttcaaatcttttaatttgcTTACATGtgcttataaattttataaagaacgttatcctctttgggcttcccctctcGGACCCTTATTAAAGAATGTTGCCCGcccaaagtttttaaaacgtgtctagtagggagaagtttccacacccttataaagaatgttgtcctcttttggcttttcatttcaggcttcccctcaaatgttttaaaacttgtctgtcaagaagaggtttccacactcttgtaaagaaaCAAgagtttcgttcttctctccaacggTTGTAGGATAAGTGTCTTATTCCAGCCAAAGACTAATGTTTTAGTGTTCCTTGCAGAGCTCTTGTACGAAGGTAGACTTCGAGGCTAGAAGTAAGATGCAGGAAAATTCAGAGTCTAGGCAGGGAAAAGCATCTCCCAAGAATTTAAAGCTACAGAAAGATGAACATCACATAAATTTGAGTCAAAGATTGGTTATGCACGAAAATGAAGCTGGAGGTAGCACTTATTAATTTGTTCAACTGCTCTGGTTGTTTCATATGGacgttctttttgt
This window encodes:
- the LOC111808790 gene encoding serine/arginine-rich splicing factor SR34A, whose protein sequence is MSSRFSRTIYVGNLPSDIKEYEIEDLFHKYGRILDIELKIPPRPPCYCFVEFENVRDAEDAIRARDGYNFDGCRLRVELAHGGRGPSSSDRRSSYGGGGGSGGGGGGGGGGGRFGVSKRSEYRVIVRGLPSSASWQDLKDHMRKAGDVCFAEVSRDSEGTFGVVDYTNYDDMKYAIRKLDDTEFRNPWARGYIRVKKYDGSPNRSRSRSRSRSRSRSRSRSRSRGRDRDRDRDRSRSRSRSRNRSQSRNQSRSRSRSRSARPNRSKSAERSVSRSVSRSRSPSPVKS